In Psychrobacter immobilis, a single genomic region encodes these proteins:
- a CDS encoding PA3496 family putative envelope integrity protein, which produces MSDADIDDDFDDDFVDDDDAKMVEEAETSVRTRLSSLEKRRLIDNLLEEKRLAKELKDDLDDIDNFDEDGDDWEDDDL; this is translated from the coding sequence ATGAGTGACGCTGATATTGACGACGATTTTGATGATGATTTTGTCGACGATGATGATGCAAAGATGGTGGAAGAGGCCGAGACGAGCGTGCGTACGCGCTTAAGTAGTCTTGAGAAGCGTCGACTGATCGATAATTTGCTAGAAGAAAAGCGTTTGGCCAAAGAGCTAAAGGATGATCTAGACGATATAGACAATTTCGATGAAGATGGCGATGACTGGGAAGATGACGATCTTTAG